In Mycolicibacterium gadium, the genomic window GCTCTCGTCCTCCACCGTCGCGTTTGCGACCACCGACAGCATGTCGTCGGTCGGCGCGGACCGCTTCGATGCGATCAACTCCTGGCCGTAGGTGTACATCCGCGAACCGGCTTCCTCCGCGGTCAACTGCCCCACTGAGGCCTTCCGCGAGCCTCCGAAATCGAACTGCGGCTCGATCGCCTCGAACAGCCAATGGCGTTCGGATTCAGGCACTCCCAGCAGTATGCAGATCATCTGCATCGGCAGCTCGGCGGCCACGTCGACCAGGAAATCAAAGGCACTGCAGGGCTCGATGTCGTCGAGCAGTCGACGGGCGCGGCTCCGCAGATCGTCTTCGACGCGGGCGATCATCCGCGGTGTCAGACCCGAGCTGACGAGGCGGCGGATGTGGGAATGCCGCGGATCGTCCATCATGTTGAGGACCTGTCCCGCAACCGCCAGATCCTGCAGCAGCGTGCCACCGAACGGCCGGGCTCCCCCGGTCACCGACGAGTACGTCACCGGATCCCGGAACACCGCAAGGGTTTCGGCGTGGGTCGCGACGGACCAGAACCCTTCGTGGTCGGGCGTGTTGGCGGTCGGCTCGTGCCAGTAGACGGGCGCCTCGCGACGGTGCACCGCGAATAGCGCATGCGGAAAGCCGTCGGCGAAGTTGTCCAGATCGGTGAAGTCGATCCCGGCCAGCGCACCCGCCACTGAAGTCACAGGATCGCGCCCGACGTGTATTTGGCGGCCTCCGGATACCGGCTGACCAACTCGCCCACCGCTTCCACGACCCGGTCCACCTGATCGCCGGCCGCACCCGTGAACGCCTGCTTGTCCGCCAGTGCCGCCTCCAGCGACATCCGGTCCAGCGGCAGTCGCGAGTCTGCGGCCAGCCGGTCGAGCAGGTCGGGCTCCTGGCCCTTCTCCCGCATCGCCAGCGCCACCGCGACGGCGTGTTCCTTGATCACCTCGTGAGCGGTCTCCCTGCCGACGCCTGCGCGCACCGCCGCGATCAGGATCCGCGTCGTCGCCAGGAACGGCAGATACCGGTCGAGCTCGCGCTGAATCACCGCCGGATAGGCGCCGAACTCGTCGAGCACGGTCAAAAACGTCTCCGTCTGCCCGTCGATCGCGAAGAACGCGTCGGGCAACGCCACCCGCCGCACCACCGAGCAGAAGACGTCGCCTTCGTTCCACTGCGCGCCCGCGAGTTCGGCTGCCATCGACGCGTAACCGCGCAGCACCACCTGCAGCCCGTTGACACGTTCGCAGGAGCGCGTGTTCATCTTGTGCGGCATCGCCGACGAGCCGACCTGGCCGGGCGCGAAACCCTCGGTCACCAGTTCGTGGCCCGCCATCAGCCTGATCGTGTGCGCCATCGATGACGGTCCCGCACCGGCCTGCACGAGAGCCGAGACGACATCATGGTCCAGCGACCGCGGATATACCTGGCCGACACTGATGAAAATCTCTGTGAAGCCAAGGAATTCGGCGACACGCCGTTCCAGATCGGCCAGTTTCGACGCGTCGCCGGAGAGCAGGTCGAGCATGTCCTGCGCGGTGCCCATCGGGCCCTTGATGCCGCGCAGCGGGTACCGGTCGATGAGTTCACGCAGCCGGGTCAACGCGACCAGAAGCTCCTCGGCGGCCGACGCGAATCGCTTACCCAGCGTGGTGGCCTGCGCGGCGACGTTGTGCGAACGTCCCGCCATCACCAGGTCGCGATAGACGACGGCGCGCTCGGCGAGCCGGGCCACCACCGCGATACCGTGCGAGAACACCAGTTCCAGGGAGCGACGAATCTGCAGCTGCTCGACGTTCTCCGTGAGGTCGCGAGACGTCATGCCCTTGTGCACATGCTCATGGCCCGCCAGCGCGTTGTATTCCTCGATGCGCGCCTTCACGTCGTGGCGGGTCACCCGCTCGCGCGCCGCGATCGACGCAAGGTCGACGTCCTCGAGCACCCGCTCGTAGTCCTCGATCACGCCTTCCGGCACATCGACGCCGAGTTCAGCCTGTGCTCTCAGCACCGCCAACCACAGCCGCCGCTCGGCCATGACCTTCGCCTCCGGCGACCAGATGGCCACCATCTCGTCGCTGGCGTACCGGTTGGCCAGCACATTCGGGATCGACACAAACACACAGCTTACGGCCCGGGTAAGGCAGTCTTGCCGTATGTACTTCGTTGGGCTTGATCTCGCATGGGGTGAGAAGAACCAGACCGGCGTTGCGGCCATCGATGCCGACGGCAGGCTGTTGCACGTCGGGGCCGCCGGGGACGACAACAGCATCATCGCCGCGATCGCGCCCTATACCGGCGACGCATGCCTGGTGGGTATCGACGCCCCCCTGATAGTGAAGAACGCGACGGGCCACCGTCCCGCCGAGGCCGCTTACAACCGCGACTTCCAGCGCTTCGAGGCCGGCGCGCGCCCGGCCTTCACCGACAAGCCCGAGTTCAAGCATCCCCGCGGCGCGCGGCTCGCCGAAGCGCTCGGTCTCGAGCTGGACCCGTCGTCGGATGCGAGCAGGCGGGCGATCGAGGTCTTCCCGCATCCCGCGTCGATCGTCCTGTTCAATCTCACCAAGACCCTCAAGTACAAGCGCGGACCGTTCGACGAGCGCAAGGCTGCGCTGCTGACGTTGATGACTCATATCGAGGGCCTCGACGCGGCCACTCCGAGGTTGCGCGTCAATCGCAACGTCGCGTGGGTCGCGCTGCGCAAGCGGGTCGAGGCGGCCACCCGGCCGTCACAGCTGGACCGCGACGAGGATCCCGTCGACGCGGTCATCTGCGCCTACGTGTGCGCCTACTGGTACGACAGACCCGAAGACGTCACCATCTACGGCGACGCCGAAAGCGGATACATCGTCACCCCGACGCTGCCGGGTGACCGTGTCAAGAAGCCGAATCAGACCGCAGCGCAATCGGGTTCGGACGATATCGTTGCCCGGCTCGAGCAGGTGCAACAGATGATCGAGCGGGCTCAGCGTGAGCTCACCGCGATCCGCAGACAACTCGGGGGTTAGTCCGGCGTTTCGGCCAGCTGGGTGGGATCGGTGATGGCCGTCTGCTTGATTCCGAGTTGCTTGTTGATCGCCAGGGTGATCAAGAAGAGCGCGATCCCGACGAGCAGCAGTGCGCCGGCCAACAGATACTGCGAACCCGGACGGCCCGACAGCGGAGTCACCAGGTACAGCGATGCGATGCAACCGATCACAGGCAGCGCTGTCGGCGTCTTGAAATGCCCGCCTGCCTGCTTGACGTCTCGGCGGAGCACCAGCACCGCGATGTTGACCATCGCGAAAACCGCAAGCAACAGAAGCGAAGTCGTGCCACCGAGCACGGAGACAGCGCTGTCGCTGGCGAAGGCGGACACGTAGAAGATCAGCCCGAATGCGATGACCGTCGTGAAGATGATGGCCACCCACGGAGTGCGCCGGGTCTTGTGCACCGAACCCAATACCGGGGGCAGTACGTGTTGGCGCGCCATGCCATAGATCAATCGGCTGGCCATGAGCATGTTGATCAGGGCCGTATTGGACACCGCGAACATCGTGATGAACGGGAAGATCGTGTCGATCGGCAGCCCGGGCGCCGCCGCCTCGACGACGTCGACAAGCGGGGTCTTGCTCTCCCTGAGGTCACCGATCGGCACCAGTGCCACCGCGATGATCGACACGAGGACATAGACGACACCGGCGATCGTCAGGCCGCTGAGGAGAACCTTGGGGAAGATCCGCACCGGGTCCTTCGTCTCCTCGGCCATGTTGACCGAGTCCTCGAAGCCGACCATCGCGAAGAACGCCAACGAGGTCGCCGCTGTCACCGCCACGAAAGTACTTCTATCGCTTTCACTTTCGAAAAGGATGATCCGTGAGAAGTCGAGGTTGTCGCCGCCCTGCGTGAACGCCCAGAGTCCGACGATGATCACCATCAGCAGGCCCGTGATCTCGATGATCGTGAGGAAGACGTTCAGTTTCACGCTCTCGCTGACGCCGCGGAAGTTGATCGCAGCGAGGCCCGCCATGAACGACAACGCGATGACCGCGATTCCGACCTTGCCCCAGTCCAGTCCGAAGCCCTTGATCAAGTTGGACGCGAACGCCTGCGACGCGGTGGACGCCGAGGTGATACCCGAGCACATCACGACGAAGGCGACGATGAAGGTGAAGAAGTGGATGCCGAATGCCTTGTGCGCGTAGAGCGCTGCGCCCGCCGCTTGCGGATACTTGGTCACCAGCTCCAGATATGAGAATGCGGTGATGGTCGCGATCACGAACGCGAGCAGGAACGGCAGCCACGCTGCGCCACCGACCTCGCCGGCCACCTGCCCGGTGAGCGCGTATACGCCGGTGCCGAGAATGTCGCCGACGACGAACAGCAGCAGCAGTCCCGGGCCCATCACCCGTTTCAGCTCCGGCTGACCCTCCGCAGTTTCCGGCTTTGTCACGATGCGCCTCCCGCCAGTCCTAGGTGAACTGCATTGTTCCCGTCATCGATGAAACCGCGTCGAGGAATTGCGTAACCAATTCAGGATCCTCGGTGCGCTGCCAGCCGAACGTCGTTGGCCGCTGGGCCCTGTCGTGCCAAAAATGGCCCGGTTCAGATTCGGGTCGGGTGGCGACCAGCCACACCGCAGTGTCTGCACCGTCTGCAGTATCGCGCAGCAGTGGGCGTGTCACCACTCGAAACACCGGTAATGCTCCGGCGACGCCGGGAGTCTCTACCCAGCCCGGGTGCATGCTCTCGACCCGAATGTCAGAACCCGAGAGCCTGTGCGCCCACGCTTCCGCGAGCGTCACCTGCATCCGCTTGGTTCGCGCGTACACCCGAACACCGTTGTAATCACCGGATTTCGATTCCATGTCGTCGACCGAAAGCGGAGATGTGTACATGCCTCCCGACGACATGAAGACGACCGAAGCGCCATGGGCAGCCCGCAGCAACGGCAAGAGTTTCTCGGTCATGAGGTGCGGTCCCAGGACGTGGCAAGCCAGCTGGGTTTCGTGACCCTGAGGCGTTTCGATGCGCTCTTTCGGCATCGCACCGGCGTTGTGAACCACCCCGTGGAGTTCTTCGATGCGACCGGAAAGGTCGTCGCACCAGGCCCGGACGGCGTCCAGATCGGATACATCGCAGACTTCTTCGACCACCATCGCCCCGGATACCGCGCGCCGGATCGCACCCGCCGAATGCCTGACCTTGTCGGGGTTTCGACCAAGCAGATGGACGGTCGCGTCGAGTTCGGCGAACGAGCGGGCGATGGCCTCACCTATCCCTGCCGTCGCACCGGTGACGACAACGCGCTTTCCGGCCATCGCCTTTGGCCGCGGGTCCGCCGGCCACCATGTCCGCCGCAAACGTGAACCGATCTTTGTGTAACCGAGTACGACGGAGCGGTCCAGCGCGTTGTCGAGAAGCCTGGCGAATCTCACCCGTAGCTAGTTATCCAACATGCGAACTGCGCAAACGTCGATCACACCTGGGCGACGTGTTCGTCGATCGGCGCGAGCACATCGATGACGTCGATCAATGTCGCGCGGGCGGTCGCGCGCGGACCGTCACCGTCGCCCACCAGCGCGGCGACCACCGCGCCGTCGACAGCACACACCAACGCCGTGAGCAGCTCCACGCGCACCGCCCGTCCGGATCGCTCGACGACCTCGACGACGGCGTCGGTGCGCTGCTGCAGGATGCGCCGTTCGATATCGCGCAGCCCCGGCTGGCGGGCGCAGGCGATGTAACGCTCGTATCGGGAGATCAACTGCTCGGTGACCCGCAGTCCGTTGGCCTCCCCGACGAGAAGGTCGACCAAGATGTCGGCCGTCGACTCCGCGCCGCGGCGCCGCCGCGACAGGGCGGACACCCGCACCTGAAGCTGTTCGGCCTCACGCGCGCCCGCGTATTCGACAGCCTTGGCGATCAAGTCCTCGAGCGATGAAAAGTAGTACGTCGTCGACGCCAGAGGCAGCCCGGCGCGACGAGCCACCGCACGGTGCCGCACTGCGTCGAACCCACCTTCGCACAGCAGGTCGGCAGCAGCGCTGACCAGCGCGTAGCGCCTTCTCTCCCCCTTCGGAGTGACCGCTGCTGTCACGTAAAGCATGCTGCCAGTCTGAAGGGCACGGCATCGGGCTTTCGGCCAATCATCAGCCTTTACTCAGACAAGTCCGCACTTCTGCTCACCGTGCCCACCGAAGCCGATCCGGCAGCCTGAGGCGCCGATGGCATGATGGCCGCCATGCCCGAACTGAGTCGACGCGCCCTTTTGCGCCTCGGTGTCGGCGCGGTGGCCGGGGCGGCGACTCTGCGCTTGTCGCCACCGGCGACCGCAGCCCCCGCCCCGACGTACGTTGACGGCTCGTTCGTCTCGGCGGCGCGCGGCGGCGTCTCGACGAACTGGGCGATCGCCCGTCCGCCGGGACAGACCACCCCGTTGCGCCCGATCATCGCGCTGCATGGCAAGGGCCAGGACGCCGCGGGTGTGATGGCCGGTGGTGTCGAAAACGGACTGGCGCAAGCGGTCGACGCCGGCATCCCGCCGGTCGCCGTGGTCGCGGTCGATGGCGGCGGTAGTTACTGGCACAAGCGGGCCTCCGGCGAGGACTCCGGTGCGATGGTGCTCACCGAGCTCATCCCGATGCTCGGCGAGCAGGGACTCGACACGTCACGCGTGGCATTCATGGGCTGGTCGATGGGCGGTTACGGCGCACTGCTGCTCGGCGCGCGCCTGGGTGCGGCACGCACCGCGGCGATCACCGCAGTCAGCCCCGCGTTGTGGACATCTTCGGGTGCCACTGCGCCGGGTGCGTTCGACGGTGCCGACGACTACGAGGCCAACAGCGTGTGGGGCCTGCCTGCGCTGAACTCGATTCCGATCCGGATCGACTGCGGCGACAGCGATCCCTTCTACTCGGCGACGAAGCAGTTCGTCGCCCAGTTGGCCAACCCGCCCGCGGGCGGCTTCTCCCCCGGCGGCCACGACGGCGCCTACTGGAGCTCGCAGTTGCCCGGCGAGGTGGCGTGGATGGCGCCCCTGCTCGTCGCCTGATCTAGACCGAGACGCGGCCCTGCGCCGCGGCCAGCCCGATATCGCCACGAAAGTGGCTGCCCGGCAAGCGAATCGACTTGATCAACGCATACGCGGCCTCACGCGCCGCAGACAGGTCGTCCGCGGTGCCGACCACCGACAGCACCCGGCCGCCCGACGATACGATCGCGCCGTCGTCCCGGCGCGTGGTGCCCGCGTGCAGCACCCCGTCGGCTTCCGACCCGGTGATGACATCACCGACCCGAGGCCGGCCGGGATAGTTCTCGGCGGCCAGCACGACCGTCACCGAGGCGCCACCGCGCCACACCAGCTGCGGCTGCTCGGCGAGCCTCCCCGTCGCAGCAGCGTACAGCAGCTGACCCAACGGCGTCTCCAGCAGTGCCAACACCGCTTGGGTCTCCGGATCGCCGAAGCGGCAATTGAATTCGACGACGGCGGGCCCGCGCGACGTGAGGGCCAACCCGGCGTACAGCAGGCCCGAAAAGCCATTGCCGCGCTTGACCAGTTCGGCGGCAACGGGTTTCACGATGTCATCGACGATCGCGGTGACCACACCGGCGGGCAGCCACGGTAGCGGTGCGTACGCGCCCATGCCGCCGGTGTTGGGTCCGGTGTCGCCGTCGCCGACACGCTTGAAGTCCTGGGCGGGGAGCAGCGGCACAACGGTTTCGCCGTCGACGACACAGAACAGTGAAACCTCGGGACCGTCGAGAAACGACTCGAGCAGCACCGGGTGTCCGGAGTCGAGCAGGCTGGCGGCATGTGCCCGCGCCGCATCGCGGTCGGCGGTCACCACGACACCCTTGCCGGCGGCCAGACCGTCGTCCTTGACGACCCAGGACGGGTCGCCGACCGCCGGGCCGAACCGGTCCAGGGCCGCGTCGAGATTGGCGGGGTTGTCGACGATCTCACTGGTCGCGGTGCGCACCCCCGCGGCGGCCATCACGTCCTTGGCGAACGACTTCGAGCCCTCGATGCGAGCGGCGTCCTTGGTGGGCCCGAAGCAGGCGATGCCCGCGCTGCGGACCGCGTCGGCCACACCGAGCACGAGCGGCACCTCGGGGCCGACGACCACCAGGTCGGAGCCGATGCGCTGGGCGAGCTGGACGACGGCCGCACCGGAGGTGATGTCGACGTCGTACTGGTCGGCGATGATCGCGGTGCCGGCGTTACCGGGCGCCACCGCAAGTTCCTCGACCTCGGGGTCTCGGCGCAGCGCAAGTAGCAACGCATGTTCACGGGCACCGGATCCGATCACCAGGACGCGCACAACCGCACACCTTAATGCCTCTCGCGGTGCAGACAGCGATCATCTCGGCCATACACTTGACTGCGCAGTGTATGGTCAAAGTATGACGCAGAGCACATGCCCCTTCGGCGCGGGCTTCGACTTCACCGACCCCGACGTCCTGCTGCAGGGCATCCCGGTCAACGAATTCGCCGAACTGCGCAAGACCTCGCCGGTGTGGTGGAACGACCAGCAGGAATCGATCTTCGATGACGGTGGCTACTGGGTGATCACCCGTCACGAGGACATCAAAGCGATCTCCCGTAACGGCGAGCTGTGGTCCACGAACCGCAAGGGCGCGGTGATGCGGCTGCCCGATGGCGTCACGAGCGAGCAACTCGACCTGACGAAGGCGCTGCTGATCAACCACGACGCCCCCGAGCACACCCGACTGCGCAAGATCGTGTCGCGGCTGTTCACCCCGCGCGCGGTCGCGGCACTCGAGGAGAAGCTCGCCGTCGCCGCACGTGACATCGTCCGCGCGGCGAAAGAGAAGGGCACCGGGGACTTCGTCGACGACATCGCGATGAGCCTGCCGCTGCTGGCGATCGCCGACCTGATCGGTGTGCCCGAGGCTGACCGCGAGAAGCTCTTTCACTGGACCAACTCGATCATGAACACCGACGATCCCGACTTCGACTCCGATCCGACGACCGCCAATGCCGAGCTGATGGGTTACGCCTACAACATGGCCGAAGAGCGACGGCGTTGTCCGGCAGACGACATCGTCACGCGCCTGATCGAGGCCGATATGGACGGCGAGGCACTTGGCGACGTCGAGTTCGCGTTCTTCGTCATCCTGCTGGCCGTCGCGGGCAACGAGACCACCCGCAACGCCATGACGCACGGCATCAACGCGTTCTTCGAGAACCCCGACCAATGGGAGCTGTTCAAGCGGGAGCGGCCGGAGACCACGGTTGACGAGATCATCCGCTGGGCGACGCCCGTGCACTGCTTCCAGCGAACGGCGTTGACGGACAACGAGATCGGCGGTGTGACCGTCCGCGAAGGGCAGCGAGTCGGGCTGTTCTACAGTTCGGCCAACTTCGACGAAGACGTCTTCGAGAACCCCTTCGAATTCAACATCCTGCGCAACCCGAACCCGCATCTGGCCTTCGGCGGCAACGGTGCACATTTCTGTATCGGCGCCAACCTGGCGCGCATGGAGATCAAGCTGATCTTCAACGAGCTCGCCGATCAGATTCCGAACATCGCCAAACTGGGTGAACCTCAACGGCTTAGGTCGGGTTGGATCAACGGGGTCAAGGCGTTGCCCGTCTCGTTCTGAAGCGCAGTACTATCCTCAGGATGCGCACCCACGGCTGGTCCGGATCGGCACCCGCCACCGACGAGGAGGCCATCAGCCGCATCCTCGACGCGGCGAGCAGGGCAATCGACGAGCGTGGTGCCGATTTCTCGATCAGCGACGTGGCCCGCACACTCGGCGTCACCCGCCAGACGGTGTACCGCTACTTCCCCAGCACCGACGCGCTGCTGATCGCCGCCGCCGTCCACGCGGCCAGTGGCTTCCTCGACCGGCTGGCAGCACATCTGCGCGGGATCACCGATCCGGCCGACGCCATCGCCGAGGCCGTCGCAACAGCGCTCGAATGGTTACCCGAGGACAAGCACATCGGCCTGCTCATCATGCCCGGCCAGCCCAGTCGCCACACGGAGTCGGTGACGTCGGACGTCGCGATGGATTTCGGCCATTCGCTGGTGCGCAGATTCGACGTCGACTGGACGGGCCTCGGGTACACCGACGCCGATCTCGCCGAACTGGTCGAGCATCTGCTGCGGATCATCCAGTCGTTCGTGATCGACCCGGGCAGACCGCCACGCCGGGGCGCTGAGTTGCGCCGGTACCTGCGGCGCTGGGTGGGCGGTGCTATACGACCGTCGGCCGAGCCGACAATCAAACAACCGTCAGCGGAAGCGACTTTCGCTCTTCGAACTCCCACGACGCTCCACCGCTGAACTTGCATACGGACACCTCGGGCAGTTCCTTTGCTGCGGTGTCCGTTTCGATCACCCGCACGGTCCAATCGGACTCGGTACCCGACACCTCGGCGCGCAAATGCGGATCGACCGCCTGGACGATCGCCTGCAGCGGCAGGTCAGCGACGGGCGAGACCAGCGAGATCCACGAACCGTCCTCGTGTGCCGGCGATTGGCGCACACGTACGAAGCCGGGATCGACGTCGGCCCACACGTAGGCAGCCGGATTGAACAGCGGATGCAACTCGAGCACCCGCAGTGCGCCCTTGACATCCGTGGCGATCTTCAGTCCCTTGTGAATTCGTTCCGCCGCGACGCCGGCGATGCCGATCAGCTGCTTGGTGCGGATCGACCGCGCGAGCGCCACATCGTCCTTGGCACGCTTCTCGACCGCGATCGTGAATGACTTCACCAGCAGGTGCATCTGCAGGCAAACCTCGTCGGCGATCCGGACCAGCGCCGACTTCGAGAACGCCCCGAAGTCGACATCGGCGAGCAGCTCTCCCGAATAGTCCGCCATGCCTTCGTCGTTCGGGTCGATCGGCGCGAGCTCGGTGTGGTGGGCGCGGGTGGCACCGACGATGTCCATCGCCGGGATGAAGGGAACCTCTGGGTAGGACTCGTCGATGATCACCGTCCACCGACAGTGCGGATGCTGGTCGGACGGTGTCCTCGGCGGCCGGTGGATCGGTCGAACCTGAGCCTTGCGGTTGGTGGCCAGGGCCGTCGCATCGAAGGTCGGGTCCTCGATGTCGTGGCACATGCCCTTGACGTAATCCTCGCCCATCGGCTCGACATCGAGCAGAGCGCCACAGTGATTGAGGTAGAACTCACCGTGCCAGCGGTCGTGCACCACGTAGCGGAAATCCATGAACTGCGGCGGCGCACCGATGTCGAGTTGCAGCCCCTTGAAGAGGGTGAATATGTCGACGCCCTCGTAGTTCAGCGCCTTCTGCATCCGCTTGGTGTAGAGGGGGCTGGACGCGGCCCACTCCTCGATGGCGATCTGCAGCATCTCCTCGCGTCCCCACGCGCTGATGCAGTGCGCCATTCCGGAGCGGTCGATGAGCTGACCGATCAACAACAGCTCCGGCACGAGGGTGGCCAGTTCCTCGCGCGACAGCGCTGCATACCTACTCATCATGGACCGAGCCCCCGGAGTGCATTCGTACCGCCGCGTTGACGTTCCCCTTCTTGTCCTCGCCCTGACCCCGTTCCGCGGCCTTCTTGCGCTTCTTGATCACCGAGGACACGACACCGTCGAGCTTGGACCCCAACGGGAATCCCAGGTAGTGCGTGAGAAAGACCGCCATCTCCTTGAGTTCGGTCTCCGTCATTTCGCCGTTGGCGAGCGCGGCGTTGGCCTGGATCTCGGCGAGGTCGGCGTTCCCGACGGCGGTCACTACGGTCAGCGTCATGATCCGTTTGTCCCGCATCGACAGTCCGGGGCGGTTCCAGATGGTGCCGAAGAGATGGTCGACGGTGAGGTCGAAGAATGGATCGCCCTCGATGTTCGGCATCTCCCAGCCGTACACCTCGTTCATCTTCTCGAGGCCTTTGCGGCGCAGTTCGTCCATACCGGTTACTCCTTCGCGTGCGGTACGCCGAGCCCGTCGGCCAGCGTATTCAATGCCACCTGGGCCAGGGGCAGGTCAACCCCGGTGGCGTCCCCGAGCCCGATCGCCAGCTTCAGGTCCTTCTCGCCCAGACCGCGGGTGTGAACGAACATGTCGTGAAGGAAGTGGTCCGAAGTGAGTGGCTTCATGTCATCCCGGAACATGATCGCACCGGGGCCGCCGCTCTGCGCGTCACTGTGGCGTACCACGCGGCCGAGCTTCTGAAGGTCGATACCCGCGGCCTCGGCCAGCTTCTGCGATTCACACGCGGCGGCAAAGCCGATGAACGTCAGCATGTTACGCGCCAGCTTCATCCGGGTGCCTGCGCCCGGTTCACCGGCACGCACCACCAGCGATGCCCATCGTTTGAAGACGGGTTTGACCATTTCGTACGCCTCGTCGTCGGCACCGACCATGACGGCCAACTCGCCTTTGTCCGCCGCGCCCGCACCGCCGCTGACCGGAGCGTCGACGACGTGAATCCCCTTGGGTTGCAGCTGCTCCGCCAGCTCGGCTGCGGTGCTGGGCTCGATGGTGGAGTGAATCGCGATGACGGTGCCGGGCTTGGCATGCGCGCCGAGTTCACCGACGACGTCGCGCACCTGTGCGTCGTTCAGGACGGTCACACTGATGACGTCTGCGGCAGCGACATCCGCCACGCTGTCGGCAAGTGAGGCGCCGAGCTCGGCCAGCGGCGTCATGGCCTCGGTGCGCACATCGAACACGATAAGTCCGCCCGGCCAATCGGCGAGCTTCTTGGCCATCGGGGCACCCTGGTTTCCGAGGCCGATGTAGCCGAGCTTCACGTCGCCACTCATCGAATGATCTGTCCGCCGTCGACGTTGAAGATCTGGCCGGTGATCCACTTGGCCTGATCAGACAGCAGGAACAGGCACATGCCGACGAGATCCTCGGGCTCGCCCATTCGCGACAGCGGGATGTTCTTGACGATCTCGGCGACCATCTCCTGCGGCGTGGTGGTGCGATTGGCCTCGGTGTCGATGGGGCCGGGAGCGATGGCGTTGACGCGGATGTTCTGTCCACCGAGTTCGGTCGCGAGCTGCTGTGTGAGGCCGTTGATGCCGACCTTGGCCAGGCCGTAGAAGTTGGAGTAAAGCCATGCCGCGGTGGAGGATTGGTTGACGATCGCGCCCCCGCCGCGTTTGGCCATCTTGCGGTACACCGCGCGGGTGCACACCAGCGCACCGTCGAGATTCACGCTCATGAACTTCTTGTAGTAGTCCCAGTCGACGGTGATGAGGAAGTCGAGCTTCATCCCGCCGAAGATCGCCGCATTGTTGACCAAGTAGTCGATGCCCTCGAACTCGGCGAGTGTCTGCGCGGCCATTTCCTTGGCGGAGTCCGGATCCGAGACATCGACCCGGACGGCGAGCGCGTTGCCGCCCTCACCCTTGATGCCGTCCGCGACCTTCTGTGCACCCTCGACGTTGATGTCGGCGACCACCACGGCCGCACCCTCACGGGCCAGCGCCTCGGCGTACGCCTGGCCGATACCGCCGCCGGCACCGGTGACGATCGCGACCTTCTCCTTGAACTGATCTCCGTAGAATCCCACGCGTGTCTCCTTAACTAGCCGCAGTCGCGATGGCTTTGATTTCCAGGTATTCCTCGAAACCGGCGAGCCCCATCTCACGGCCCAGGCCGGATTGCTTGTACCCGCCGAACGGCATGTCGGCGGAGTACCAGACGCCGCCATTGACATTGACCGTGCCGACCCGCAACCGTGCGGCGATGCCCGCCGCACGTTCCTCGTCCGCGGAGAACACCGTGCCCGACAGCCCGTAGGGCGAATCGTTGGCGATCCGCACGGCGTCGTCGTCGCCGTCATGGGCGATGACGGTGAGCACCGGCCCGAAGATCTCCTCACGCGCAACCTTGGCGTTGTTGTCCAGGCCTGCGATTACGGTGGGCTCGATGAAGAATCCCTTGTCGCGATCGGCGGGACGTCCACCGCCACAGGCGAA contains:
- a CDS encoding SDR family NAD(P)-dependent oxidoreductase, with the translated sequence MRFARLLDNALDRSVVLGYTKIGSRLRRTWWPADPRPKAMAGKRVVVTGATAGIGEAIARSFAELDATVHLLGRNPDKVRHSAGAIRRAVSGAMVVEEVCDVSDLDAVRAWCDDLSGRIEELHGVVHNAGAMPKERIETPQGHETQLACHVLGPHLMTEKLLPLLRAAHGASVVFMSSGGMYTSPLSVDDMESKSGDYNGVRVYARTKRMQVTLAEAWAHRLSGSDIRVESMHPGWVETPGVAGALPVFRVVTRPLLRDTADGADTAVWLVATRPESEPGHFWHDRAQRPTTFGWQRTEDPELVTQFLDAVSSMTGTMQFT
- a CDS encoding DUF429 domain-containing protein, with translation MYFVGLDLAWGEKNQTGVAAIDADGRLLHVGAAGDDNSIIAAIAPYTGDACLVGIDAPLIVKNATGHRPAEAAYNRDFQRFEAGARPAFTDKPEFKHPRGARLAEALGLELDPSSDASRRAIEVFPHPASIVLFNLTKTLKYKRGPFDERKAALLTLMTHIEGLDAATPRLRVNRNVAWVALRKRVEAATRPSQLDRDEDPVDAVICAYVCAYWYDRPEDVTIYGDAESGYIVTPTLPGDRVKKPNQTAAQSGSDDIVARLEQVQQMIERAQRELTAIRRQLGG
- a CDS encoding APC family permease; the encoded protein is MTKPETAEGQPELKRVMGPGLLLLFVVGDILGTGVYALTGQVAGEVGGAAWLPFLLAFVIATITAFSYLELVTKYPQAAGAALYAHKAFGIHFFTFIVAFVVMCSGITSASTASQAFASNLIKGFGLDWGKVGIAVIALSFMAGLAAINFRGVSESVKLNVFLTIIEITGLLMVIIVGLWAFTQGGDNLDFSRIILFESESDRSTFVAVTAATSLAFFAMVGFEDSVNMAEETKDPVRIFPKVLLSGLTIAGVVYVLVSIIAVALVPIGDLRESKTPLVDVVEAAAPGLPIDTIFPFITMFAVSNTALINMLMASRLIYGMARQHVLPPVLGSVHKTRRTPWVAIIFTTVIAFGLIFYVSAFASDSAVSVLGGTTSLLLLAVFAMVNIAVLVLRRDVKQAGGHFKTPTALPVIGCIASLYLVTPLSGRPGSQYLLAGALLLVGIALFLITLAINKQLGIKQTAITDPTQLAETPD
- a CDS encoding cytochrome P450, with amino-acid sequence MTSVAGALAGIDFTDLDNFADGFPHALFAVHRREAPVYWHEPTANTPDHEGFWSVATHAETLAVFRDPVTYSSVTGGARPFGGTLLQDLAVAGQVLNMMDDPRHSHIRRLVSSGLTPRMIARVEDDLRSRARRLLDDIEPCSAFDFLVDVAAELPMQMICILLGVPESERHWLFEAIEPQFDFGGSRKASVGQLTAEEAGSRMYTYGQELIASKRSAPTDDMLSVVANATVEDESLSDMELYLFFSLLFSAGAETTRNAVAGGLLALIEYPDQFQALRSDLTHLPTAVEEMVRWTSPSPSKRRTATRDAELAGCEIKAGDKVQIWEGSANRDPLVFADAETFNITRKPNPHLGFGQGVHYCLGANLARLELRVLYEELLTRFGSVRLVKPVEWTRSNRHTGIRHMVVELRP
- the purB gene encoding adenylosuccinate lyase, translating into MSIPNVLANRYASDEMVAIWSPEAKVMAERRLWLAVLRAQAELGVDVPEGVIEDYERVLEDVDLASIAARERVTRHDVKARIEEYNALAGHEHVHKGMTSRDLTENVEQLQIRRSLELVFSHGIAVVARLAERAVVYRDLVMAGRSHNVAAQATTLGKRFASAAEELLVALTRLRELIDRYPLRGIKGPMGTAQDMLDLLSGDASKLADLERRVAEFLGFTEIFISVGQVYPRSLDHDVVSALVQAGAGPSSMAHTIRLMAGHELVTEGFAPGQVGSSAMPHKMNTRSCERVNGLQVVLRGYASMAAELAGAQWNEGDVFCSVVRRVALPDAFFAIDGQTETFLTVLDEFGAYPAVIQRELDRYLPFLATTRILIAAVRAGVGRETAHEVIKEHAVAVALAMREKGQEPDLLDRLAADSRLPLDRMSLEAALADKQAFTGAAGDQVDRVVEAVGELVSRYPEAAKYTSGAIL